ACGAGACGAACCCGATGGGGACGGTAATCGAAGCCGACGACGTCGGGGAGCTGTTCGCGGCCGCCCAGGCGGCCCACGAGGCGGTCGACGGCGACCGGGTGAGCACCGTGTTGAAGATCGACGACAAGCGGTCTCGAGACGCTTCCGCCGAGCAGAAGGTCGAGGCCGTCGAGGAACACCTCGGTCGGCCCGCGACGAACCGGGACGAAAGCGACGACGAGACGGAGGCGGAGTAGCGCCGTCGGTCGGCCTCGCGGCTCCGAACTAACAAACTGTTTTACGGCGGGGAGCGAACGCGTCGGTATGGAAAGTCTCAACCGGATGGCGATCGAGTTGGTCGACGAGGCCCTCGATTACGCCGAGGAGTTGAACATCGGCGGCTACGACCTCGACAACGAGGCCACGGTACTCGACTTCGGCCTCGAGTTCGAGGGCGGAATCGAGGCGGGACTGTTGCTGACGGAGATCCAGACGGCGGGCATGGCGACGCCGAGTCACCACTTAGGCGAGATCGGCGACGCCCCGATCCCGTACGTCCAGCTCGCGACCGACCAGCCCGCGCTCTCGCTGCTGTGCTCGCAGAAGGCGGGCTGGGAGCTGACCACCGAGGACTTCGAGGGACTGGGCAGCGGCCCCGCGCGGGCGCTGGTCGCCGAGGAAGAGGAGTTCCGCCGCGTCGGCTACACGGACGCGTTCGACCTGACGGCGCTGGCCGTCGAGACCGAGCAGGATCCGACCGCGGCCGCCGCCGCGCAGGTCGCGGAGCTCGCGGAGGTCGAACCCAGCAGCGTCTTCCTGCTCGCCTACCCGACCGCGAGCCTCGTCGGCTCCATCACGAACGCCGCTCGAGCGGCCGAACTCGCGACGTTCCGCCTCTCCGAACTGGGCTACGACCCGCTCGACATCGTCTCCGCGACGGGCCGGGCGCCGGTCGCTCCCGTCGCCGGCGACGAGCAGACGGCGATCGCCCGCACGAACGACGCCATCGCCTACGGCGGCACGGCCCACCTCACGGTCCGCGAGGACGCCGACGTCTTCGACGACGTGCCCTCGACGGCCGCCGAGGACCACGGCCGGCCGTTCGGCGAGGTCTTCGACGATCTCGAGTGGAACTTCGCCGAAGTCCCCTCGGACCTCTTCGCGCCCGCGAAGGTCACGGTCGACGTGGTCGGCGGCCCGACCTACGTCCACGGCGAGACCGACGAGGACCTGCTCGTCGACTCCTTCG
This portion of the Haloterrigena gelatinilytica genome encodes:
- a CDS encoding MTH1187 family thiamine-binding protein, translating into MTVIALLSVAPVIEGSMSGEVAKAVDALEAYDVEYETNPMGTVIEADDVGELFAAAQAAHEAVDGDRVSTVLKIDDKRSRDASAEQKVEAVEEHLGRPATNRDESDDETEAE
- the mch gene encoding methenyltetrahydromethanopterin cyclohydrolase, coding for MESLNRMAIELVDEALDYAEELNIGGYDLDNEATVLDFGLEFEGGIEAGLLLTEIQTAGMATPSHHLGEIGDAPIPYVQLATDQPALSLLCSQKAGWELTTEDFEGLGSGPARALVAEEEEFRRVGYTDAFDLTALAVETEQDPTAAAAAQVAELAEVEPSSVFLLAYPTASLVGSITNAARAAELATFRLSELGYDPLDIVSATGRAPVAPVAGDEQTAIARTNDAIAYGGTAHLTVREDADVFDDVPSTAAEDHGRPFGEVFDDLEWNFAEVPSDLFAPAKVTVDVVGGPTYVHGETDEDLLVDSFDL